A region of Paraburkholderia sp. BL23I1N1 DNA encodes the following proteins:
- a CDS encoding ABC transporter ATP-binding protein produces MLKFENVSLDYGRFRALDGITLHADEGELVVLLGANGAGKSSIFLATSGLRRAASGSLRLGPRELLGMTPAQIVRSGVIQCPEGRKLFPGMSVLKNLTLGAYVHRGDNAGNQRNLEQVFALFPLLAERKEHLAGSLSGGQQQMVAIGRAMMARPKVLLLDEPSLGLAPLVVKQVFEVIQQINRAGTTVLLAEQNAFAALKIAHRAYVIENGRIVLEGDHASLMNNEAIRRAYVGG; encoded by the coding sequence ATGCTGAAGTTTGAAAACGTCTCGCTCGATTACGGCCGTTTCCGTGCGCTGGACGGCATCACGCTGCACGCGGACGAAGGCGAACTCGTCGTGCTGCTCGGCGCCAACGGCGCGGGCAAGAGTTCGATCTTTCTCGCCACGAGCGGCTTGCGGCGCGCCGCGAGCGGCAGCTTGCGCCTCGGCCCTCGCGAGCTGCTCGGTATGACGCCGGCGCAGATCGTGCGCAGCGGCGTAATTCAGTGTCCCGAGGGCCGCAAACTGTTCCCCGGCATGTCAGTGCTGAAGAACCTCACGCTCGGTGCCTATGTGCATCGCGGCGACAACGCCGGCAATCAGCGCAATCTCGAGCAGGTGTTTGCGCTCTTCCCGCTTCTTGCCGAACGCAAGGAGCATCTGGCTGGCTCGCTGTCCGGCGGGCAGCAGCAGATGGTGGCGATCGGCCGCGCGATGATGGCCCGGCCCAAGGTGCTGCTGCTCGACGAACCCTCGCTCGGACTCGCGCCGCTGGTGGTCAAGCAGGTGTTCGAGGTGATCCAGCAGATCAATCGTGCGGGCACAACGGTGTTGCTCGCCGAACAGAACGCGTTCGCGGCGCTGAAAATCGCGCACCGCGCTTATGTGATCGAGAACGGCCGGATCGTGCTCGAAGGCGATCACGCGAGTCTGATGAACAACGAGGCAATCCGGCGCGCTTATGTCGGCGGCTGA
- a CDS encoding type II toxin-antitoxin system ParD family antitoxin, translating into MRTTQQFSITLPNEMAELIRTKVASGEYASESEVIRDGLRTLAARDRAIEAWLRDEVVPAAEALRAEPARALTPEQVRAHLARKRSGAA; encoded by the coding sequence ATGCGTACCACACAGCAGTTCAGCATTACCCTGCCCAACGAGATGGCCGAGCTCATCCGCACCAAGGTCGCCAGCGGCGAATACGCGTCTGAAAGCGAGGTGATCCGCGACGGGCTACGCACCCTGGCGGCCCGCGACAGGGCCATCGAGGCCTGGTTGCGTGACGAGGTGGTGCCTGCGGCCGAAGCGTTGCGCGCGGAGCCCGCGCGCGCGCTCACGCCCGAGCAGGTGCGCGCTCACCTGGCGAGGAAGCGTTCGGGCGCCGCATGA
- a CDS encoding type II toxin-antitoxin system RelE/ParE family toxin has protein sequence MNYRVQFAPEARDQLEDIERFIREAGSPITAAQYVDAIVSFCLRLQTFPERGVARDDLLPGLRMTHYRQRAVIAYLVDHEVVSIVGVFYGGQAWGPSFADPTEHDH, from the coding sequence ATGAACTACCGGGTGCAGTTTGCCCCGGAAGCGCGGGACCAGCTTGAGGACATCGAAAGGTTTATCCGTGAAGCGGGTTCGCCCATCACGGCGGCCCAATATGTCGACGCCATCGTGAGTTTCTGCCTGCGCCTGCAGACGTTCCCTGAGCGCGGCGTGGCGCGCGATGATCTGTTGCCTGGCCTGCGCATGACCCACTACCGGCAGCGCGCCGTGATTGCTTACCTTGTGGATCACGAGGTGGTGTCAATCGTTGGCGTGTTCTACGGCGGACAGGCCTGGGGACCGTCTTTCGCGGACCCGACGGAGCACGACCACTGA
- a CDS encoding YoaK family protein: MNLDAASRSRGVAVLLTLSGGFLDAFTYVGHGGVFANTMTGNVALLGIEVAAGNWAQATRHIPPLVAFVFAVFVVHLLRLDAVARSIRRPALICLLLEIVFLAIASSGLVGASEVWLIPGISFVATLQTLSFTHLENLTYTSVMTTGNLRRAAKRLLEGLIPRYDRTALRDASLLGMAGFSFFAGAVLGGVSTRVLHSGALWISVLLLVGALMRMVQLVVWPGSKTGSEAPRA; encoded by the coding sequence ATGAATCTGGATGCGGCTAGCCGAAGCCGGGGCGTGGCGGTGCTGTTGACATTGTCCGGCGGATTTCTCGACGCATTTACCTATGTCGGTCACGGGGGCGTGTTTGCTAACACAATGACGGGGAATGTGGCACTGCTTGGTATCGAAGTCGCGGCCGGGAACTGGGCGCAAGCGACCCGTCACATCCCTCCACTAGTCGCGTTCGTGTTCGCGGTGTTCGTGGTTCACCTGTTGCGCCTGGACGCCGTCGCGCGTTCGATCCGGCGTCCTGCGCTCATCTGTCTGCTACTCGAGATCGTGTTCCTGGCCATCGCATCGAGTGGTCTGGTCGGGGCTTCGGAAGTCTGGCTTATTCCGGGCATTTCGTTCGTCGCCACGCTGCAGACCTTGTCGTTTACACATCTCGAGAATCTGACCTATACGTCGGTCATGACGACCGGGAATCTGCGACGGGCTGCGAAGAGGCTGCTGGAAGGCCTGATTCCAAGATACGACAGGACAGCGTTGCGGGATGCATCACTGCTCGGAATGGCCGGTTTCAGTTTTTTCGCGGGCGCGGTGCTCGGGGGCGTTTCCACCCGCGTGTTGCACAGCGGGGCGCTATGGATTTCGGTTCTGCTTCTCGTGGGCGCGCTAATGCGGATGGTCCAGCTGGTTGTCTGGCCGGGGTCCAAGACTGGGTCGGAAGCGCCGCGTGCATGA
- a CDS encoding group II intron maturase-specific domain-containing protein: MKPSKANVKAHLDKVREIIRANKTAKQASLIRLLNPVLRGWANYHSHVVAKKAFNRVDHEVWSMLWRWAARRHPKKGARWIKAKYFKAKGLRDWVFVATEQKEDGTTREATLLKESDTPIKRHVKIKAGANPHDPQWAPYFESRWGQKMLNSARGRRKLYRVWLRQDGMCSNCQQPITMDTRWDVTHIVKQTDGGTDAASNLQVHHLNCRRNPQYAGR, from the coding sequence ATGAAACCGTCGAAAGCGAACGTCAAAGCACATCTTGACAAAGTCCGTGAAATCATCAGGGCCAACAAGACGGCTAAACAGGCGAGCCTGATAAGGCTGCTCAATCCTGTTTTACGAGGATGGGCGAATTACCACAGCCATGTAGTCGCCAAGAAAGCCTTCAATCGGGTTGATCACGAGGTCTGGTCAATGCTATGGCGATGGGCGGCAAGAAGGCACCCTAAAAAAGGCGCCCGATGGATAAAAGCCAAATACTTCAAGGCCAAGGGCCTCCGGGACTGGGTATTTGTCGCCACAGAACAAAAAGAGGATGGCACGACAAGAGAGGCCACCTTGCTGAAGGAATCGGACACGCCAATAAAACGGCATGTCAAGATCAAAGCGGGAGCCAATCCGCACGATCCGCAATGGGCGCCGTACTTCGAATCCCGATGGGGCCAGAAGATGCTGAACTCAGCGCGAGGTCGCCGTAAGCTGTACCGTGTATGGCTAAGGCAAGATGGCATGTGTTCCAACTGTCAGCAGCCCATCACAATGGACACCCGCTGGGATGTTACACATATTGTGAAGCAAACTGATGGCGGGACGGATGCAGCAAGCAACCTTCAAGTGCACCATCTCAATTGCCGTAGAAATCCGCAATACGCCGGAAGATGA
- a CDS encoding recombinase family protein, whose amino-acid sequence MSTAAMVALYARVSSEQQNKRGTIDSQIAALKERISADGAQIVEDMCFVDAGVSGATLIRPQLERLRDCAALGAIDQLYILSPDRLARKYAHQALLMEEFSACGVQVVFLNHAIGTTPEESLLLQMQGMIAEYERAKIAERHRRGKLHGAKRGSVNVLSGAPYGYRYIRRQLDGTPARYVIELPQAATIRAIFQWVGMERLSIGEVVRRLTESGTVTASGKPYWDRSVVWGILRNPAYMGRAAFGKTQSRDHLQVRVRAQRHSADVPRKQHSTTRTDPQDWIEIAVPAIISEALFQSAQEQLAENRKLARQRRDGAPLRLLQGLTVCGQCRYAYYAKKVSKAAAKGHQRDYAYYRCVGTDAYRFGGHRICDNLQVRTDRLDDLVWQQVVELLRHPERLKNEYERRLNMMERDEKGGFDTASLEKQRLQLDKGKSRLIDSYADGIIDKTDFEPKMQQLKNRLEQIDGQIQESRRHAVVQSELFLVVNRLEEFATAVTEKLDTIDLEMKRKIVLGLVKRVEIHKDEIVVVFSIDPQPQVLGSEDSKDSDDGVNSMQHCTRRNHSPLRGTAIPLQASTLCSFEWCSQPPLDVHQDPVLFDVLAYRF is encoded by the coding sequence ATGAGCACCGCCGCAATGGTCGCGCTCTATGCGCGAGTATCCTCGGAACAGCAAAACAAACGCGGCACCATCGACAGCCAGATCGCGGCATTAAAGGAGCGCATTTCGGCTGACGGCGCGCAGATCGTCGAGGACATGTGTTTCGTCGACGCCGGCGTGAGTGGCGCGACGCTGATCAGGCCACAGCTGGAGCGACTCAGGGACTGTGCCGCGCTCGGTGCGATCGATCAGCTATACATCCTGTCACCAGACCGTCTGGCGCGCAAATATGCGCACCAGGCGCTGCTGATGGAAGAGTTCTCGGCCTGCGGCGTCCAGGTGGTGTTCCTCAATCACGCAATCGGTACGACGCCGGAAGAGTCGCTGCTATTGCAGATGCAGGGCATGATTGCGGAATACGAACGGGCGAAGATCGCCGAGCGTCACCGTCGTGGCAAGCTTCACGGCGCAAAACGCGGCAGCGTCAATGTGCTGTCCGGGGCACCCTACGGCTACCGCTACATTCGCCGGCAGCTCGACGGAACGCCGGCCCGGTACGTTATCGAATTGCCCCAGGCTGCAACGATCCGGGCGATCTTCCAGTGGGTGGGGATGGAGCGCCTGAGCATAGGGGAAGTGGTACGCCGCCTTACCGAATCGGGTACTGTGACGGCGTCGGGCAAGCCATACTGGGACCGCAGCGTAGTGTGGGGGATATTGCGTAACCCGGCGTACATGGGGCGGGCCGCGTTCGGCAAGACGCAGTCGCGCGATCACCTGCAGGTACGCGTGCGTGCCCAGCGCCACAGTGCCGACGTGCCCAGAAAGCAGCACTCGACAACACGCACTGACCCGCAGGACTGGATTGAGATTGCGGTGCCGGCCATCATCAGCGAGGCGCTGTTCCAGTCGGCTCAGGAACAGCTTGCCGAGAACCGCAAGCTGGCACGCCAGAGGCGTGATGGTGCGCCGCTACGCCTGCTGCAAGGGTTGACGGTTTGTGGCCAGTGCCGTTACGCCTATTACGCAAAGAAAGTGAGCAAGGCTGCGGCCAAGGGACATCAGCGTGACTACGCCTATTACCGCTGCGTTGGAACCGATGCCTACCGTTTCGGTGGCCACCGCATCTGTGACAATCTGCAGGTGCGAACGGATAGGCTCGATGATCTGGTATGGCAACAGGTCGTCGAATTGCTTAGACATCCAGAGCGACTGAAGAACGAATATGAACGTCGACTGAACATGATGGAGCGTGATGAAAAGGGCGGCTTCGACACGGCCAGCCTGGAAAAGCAGCGGCTTCAGCTGGACAAAGGCAAGTCCCGGCTGATCGACAGCTATGCTGACGGCATCATCGACAAGACGGACTTCGAGCCGAAGATGCAACAGTTGAAGAACCGGCTGGAACAGATTGACGGGCAGATCCAGGAATCCCGGCGCCATGCGGTGGTGCAAAGCGAGCTGTTCCTGGTCGTCAACCGGCTCGAGGAATTTGCAACTGCTGTCACCGAGAAACTGGATACGATCGATCTCGAAATGAAGCGCAAGATCGTATTGGGGCTGGTCAAGCGCGTCGAAATCCACAAGGATGAAATCGTCGTTGTGTTCAGCATCGACCCACAGCCGCAGGTTCTCGGCAGCGAGGATTCGAAGGATTCAGACGACGGAGTGAATAGTATGCAACATTGTACGAGGCGTAACCACTCCCCCTTGCGGGGTACCGCGATCCCGCTGCAAGCAAGTACCCTGTGCAGTTTCGAATGGTGCAGTCAGCCACCGCTCGATGTACATCAGGATCCAGTTCTCTTTGATGTGCTTGCGTACCGCTTTTAG
- a CDS encoding DUF5372 family protein gives MSDVESRRFQVTHPYHPLHLQEFELVLHAQNWHEDRVWFHDANGRLRALPASWTSVVGEDPFNVVAAGRALFRVEELLELGRLIATLEP, from the coding sequence GTGAGTGACGTTGAAAGCCGACGTTTTCAGGTAACTCATCCGTACCATCCCCTTCATTTGCAAGAATTCGAACTGGTCCTTCACGCCCAGAACTGGCATGAGGACAGGGTTTGGTTTCACGACGCGAATGGCCGACTGCGGGCGCTGCCCGCCAGCTGGACGAGCGTCGTCGGCGAGGACCCATTCAACGTGGTCGCCGCCGGACGCGCCTTGTTTCGTGTGGAAGAACTGCTTGAACTGGGGCGTTTGATCGCGACGCTGGAGCCATGA
- a CDS encoding metal ABC transporter permease, producing MFSSFMINTWVVATIIAVVAGCVGFFVVVRGATFAAHTLPLGTFPGAAAASLIGVNPLFGLIAFSVIGVIGISQISRRGRPEVATALCLVTLLGLGALFLSMTSEYSQEVYALLFGEVLGVSNSDLAPIAIMSAMSVALIALMFRPLLLTAVSPELGEARGVSSKRIELWFLAILALSTSVALPVVGALLVFSLMVGPASAARSLSDRPVVAMFLSVGISLVTVWAAIVLSYESNWPVGFFVGAFGAISYALGRLVARDGRRGLAKVASARRQGPHLP from the coding sequence ATGTTCTCCAGTTTCATGATCAACACGTGGGTCGTCGCGACCATCATTGCGGTCGTTGCCGGTTGTGTCGGCTTCTTTGTCGTGGTTCGGGGGGCAACGTTTGCCGCGCACACGTTGCCGCTTGGAACCTTTCCTGGCGCTGCGGCCGCAAGCCTTATCGGTGTCAACCCGCTGTTCGGTCTGATCGCCTTCTCCGTCATCGGCGTTATCGGGATCAGCCAGATCAGCCGCAGGGGGCGGCCTGAAGTTGCCACGGCACTTTGTCTCGTCACGCTGCTCGGGTTGGGGGCACTGTTCCTGAGCATGACAAGCGAGTACTCGCAGGAGGTTTATGCGCTGCTCTTTGGAGAAGTGCTGGGCGTCAGCAACAGTGATCTTGCCCCGATCGCGATCATGAGTGCTATGTCGGTCGCGCTTATCGCACTGATGTTTCGTCCGCTTCTGCTGACCGCCGTGTCACCTGAACTCGGGGAGGCCAGGGGCGTATCGAGCAAACGGATTGAGTTGTGGTTTCTGGCGATACTTGCGCTTTCAACATCGGTGGCGTTGCCCGTGGTGGGGGCGTTGCTGGTGTTCAGTCTGATGGTGGGTCCCGCGTCTGCCGCGCGCTCCCTGAGCGACCGCCCGGTTGTTGCCATGTTCCTGTCGGTGGGCATTTCGCTGGTCACGGTATGGGCCGCGATTGTTCTCTCGTACGAGTCGAACTGGCCCGTGGGATTTTTCGTCGGCGCGTTCGGTGCAATTTCCTATGCATTGGGGAGGCTTGTCGCCAGGGACGGCCGTCGGGGTTTGGCAAAGGTTGCTTCAGCCAGGCGCCAGGGGCCACACCTGCCGTAG
- a CDS encoding metal ABC transporter permease, with protein MMDFSSAMIFASGFFTNEPVRTAMVVGGGAALVSGVVGVFTVMRGQSFAGHALADVSSAGGAASFLLGINPLLGFLIMALLAAGGMEMVHVRRARERDLVTGVVLGAGLGLAALLLYMDVTSGSTTGAAITIMFGSMFAIPASIVPLALVVGAGALVTMGMIYRPLLLSSLDPDLAAVRGVQTRLIGLLHLLVLALAVSLTAITVGAILSTALLIGPAAIALRLAKRPAWAVLIAALIGVGATWGGILLAYDSYYWTPGHGWPVSFFVATLIFLMYVATGRTGRGRETGSGARALIRDQRLDEV; from the coding sequence ATGATGGATTTTTCGTCTGCAATGATCTTCGCGTCTGGGTTTTTCACGAACGAGCCGGTCCGCACCGCCATGGTGGTCGGTGGCGGGGCCGCGCTCGTATCTGGCGTAGTCGGCGTGTTCACGGTCATGCGAGGCCAGTCTTTTGCTGGCCACGCGCTCGCCGATGTCAGTAGCGCGGGTGGCGCAGCCTCATTTCTCCTGGGGATCAATCCGCTGCTCGGCTTTCTGATCATGGCTCTTCTCGCCGCGGGCGGAATGGAAATGGTCCACGTGCGACGCGCCCGCGAACGTGACCTTGTAACGGGGGTGGTGCTGGGCGCAGGACTCGGCCTGGCCGCCCTGCTGCTGTACATGGACGTCACGTCGGGCAGTACGACAGGGGCGGCCATCACAATCATGTTTGGCTCGATGTTCGCCATTCCTGCCTCCATTGTTCCTCTTGCTCTTGTGGTCGGCGCCGGTGCACTCGTCACGATGGGGATGATTTATCGACCGCTACTCCTCAGTTCACTCGACCCCGACCTCGCTGCGGTGCGAGGGGTGCAGACACGTCTGATCGGGCTGCTGCACCTGCTGGTTCTGGCACTGGCCGTGTCGCTTACGGCGATTACCGTTGGTGCAATCCTGTCCACGGCGCTGCTGATCGGGCCGGCTGCAATTGCGCTGCGTCTGGCGAAGCGGCCCGCATGGGCGGTGCTCATTGCGGCGCTGATAGGCGTGGGCGCCACATGGGGCGGCATACTTCTCGCGTATGACAGTTATTACTGGACACCGGGCCATGGCTGGCCGGTGAGCTTTTTTGTGGCCACACTGATTTTCCTGATGTATGTCGCGACGGGTCGCACCGGACGTGGCCGGGAGACCGGTTCGGGCGCTCGCGCATTGATCCGGGACCAACGGCTGGATGAGGTCTGA
- a CDS encoding metal ABC transporter ATP-binding protein yields MQKLREVLAVDRVSVSFPGHSVLHDVEFKLDAGEFCGLIGANGSGKTTLLRTVLGFQKTAAGSVRINGQSGLGSSGYVPQKIMLDPYLPLRGRDMVALGLDGQRLGLPMPSKKRRAAVDEMLEAVDAEHFADRRIGELSGGQQQRILIAHALIRRPRLLLLDEPLANLDIGSVASIVALLRRLSIEQGITVLLSAHDMNPLLPVMDRIVYLAHGRAVSGRADEVVRSEVLTRLYGYHIDVIRVHGRVLVIAADSADEIRAAREREPAHALQIP; encoded by the coding sequence ATGCAAAAGCTACGCGAGGTGCTTGCTGTTGACCGGGTGAGTGTCTCGTTTCCGGGACACAGCGTCCTTCATGACGTCGAGTTCAAACTGGACGCGGGCGAGTTCTGCGGCTTGATCGGCGCGAACGGTTCGGGCAAGACGACGTTGCTGCGAACCGTCCTCGGTTTTCAGAAGACCGCGGCCGGCAGTGTCAGGATCAACGGGCAATCGGGCCTCGGGTCGTCAGGCTACGTGCCGCAGAAAATCATGCTCGACCCGTATCTTCCTCTACGTGGGCGGGACATGGTCGCCCTGGGCCTTGACGGCCAGAGGCTGGGGCTGCCCATGCCGTCGAAAAAGCGCCGGGCGGCGGTCGACGAAATGCTCGAGGCGGTGGATGCAGAACACTTCGCGGACCGGCGGATCGGTGAGCTCTCCGGTGGCCAGCAACAGCGGATCCTGATCGCGCATGCCTTGATCCGGCGACCCAGATTGCTGCTGCTCGATGAGCCGCTTGCGAATCTCGATATCGGCAGCGTTGCCAGCATTGTCGCCCTGCTGCGACGTCTGTCGATCGAACAGGGAATCACGGTGCTGCTGTCCGCACACGACATGAATCCCTTGCTGCCCGTGATGGATCGCATCGTCTATCTCGCCCATGGGCGCGCCGTCAGCGGCCGGGCGGACGAAGTCGTGCGAAGCGAGGTCCTGACCCGGCTGTACGGCTACCACATCGATGTCATCCGCGTTCATGGCAGGGTGCTCGTGATCGCCGCGGACAGCGCGGACGAGATACGCGCGGCACGTGAGCGGGAACCCGCTCACGCGTTGCAGATCCCGTAA
- a CDS encoding metal ABC transporter solute-binding protein, Zn/Mn family produces the protein MPRPVWRGAWLALFATFVLTALPCGNAVAASSASGVINTIGIENEYADVISQIGGKYVQVTAIETDPNTDPHTFEANPKVASQIASADLIVKNGVGYDAWADKIIAASPNGKRKVIDVQHLLGLPDSTRNPHLWYDPKTMPAVAKAIAADLAALQPAQAEYFQNNAKKFDASLKPWLKEIESFKAHYGKTSVAVTEPVGDYMLQAAGTDIATPFSLEAAIMNGTDPSPQDVSTQNKLFTDHRVKVFVYNQQVTDALTQSFLKLARENGIPVVGVYETMPTSGFNYQSWMLAEVTALRRAVADKTSTETLHAGK, from the coding sequence TTGCCCCGGCCAGTCTGGCGTGGCGCCTGGCTTGCCCTTTTCGCGACGTTCGTACTGACGGCCTTGCCCTGTGGGAACGCCGTTGCGGCATCGTCGGCATCGGGCGTGATCAACACGATCGGTATCGAAAACGAATATGCCGATGTGATCTCGCAGATTGGCGGCAAGTATGTTCAAGTCACGGCAATCGAAACCGATCCGAATACTGACCCGCATACGTTCGAGGCCAACCCCAAGGTCGCATCGCAGATCGCCTCGGCCGATCTGATCGTCAAGAATGGCGTTGGTTATGACGCCTGGGCCGACAAGATCATTGCGGCCTCGCCGAACGGCAAACGCAAGGTCATCGACGTGCAACATCTGCTCGGCTTGCCGGATAGCACACGAAATCCGCACCTCTGGTACGACCCGAAGACCATGCCGGCCGTGGCGAAAGCGATTGCCGCCGACCTGGCCGCGCTGCAACCCGCGCAGGCTGAATATTTCCAGAACAATGCGAAGAAGTTTGACGCGTCGCTCAAGCCCTGGTTGAAGGAGATCGAGTCGTTCAAGGCACATTACGGCAAGACGTCCGTCGCGGTCACCGAGCCGGTGGGAGACTACATGCTTCAGGCAGCCGGCACGGACATCGCCACGCCCTTTAGCCTCGAGGCCGCAATCATGAACGGCACGGACCCGTCGCCGCAGGACGTGAGCACGCAGAACAAGCTGTTCACGGACCACAGGGTCAAGGTATTCGTCTACAACCAGCAGGTCACGGACGCGCTTACGCAGTCGTTCCTCAAGCTCGCTAGGGAGAATGGCATCCCGGTCGTAGGCGTTTACGAAACGATGCCGACCTCGGGCTTCAACTACCAGTCGTGGATGCTGGCTGAGGTCACCGCCTTGCGCCGTGCAGTGGCCGACAAGACCTCGACCGAAACGCTGCACGCGGGGAAATGA
- a CDS encoding GTP-binding protein, producing MSSPDAHSNRIPTTILTGFLGSGKTTLLNRVLTEHHGGRIAVIENEFGEAGIDNELLVQDGKEQIVEMNNGCICCTVRGDLVRILASLAERRDAGELDFDRVIIETTGLADPAPVAQTFFVDQAVQEKYLLDAIVTVVDARHGSAQLDEHHEAQEQVGFADRILLSKTDLVTADHVEAITARLRQMNARAPIERSDFGRTDINKLLDIRSFDLDAILEIEPDFLEDVQHEHDDDVSSFVYRSAVPLDTDRLEDFFSSIVEIYGTAMLRYKGVLNLASVDNRMVFQGVHMIFAATVGKPWRDDEVRETKIVFIGKHLPADLFKTGLDNCTTGSSVKSSGDA from the coding sequence GTGAGTTCGCCTGATGCACATTCCAACCGTATCCCCACTACGATTCTTACCGGCTTCCTTGGAAGCGGCAAGACTACACTGCTCAATCGTGTTCTGACCGAGCATCACGGCGGACGCATCGCCGTGATCGAAAACGAATTCGGTGAAGCCGGCATCGACAACGAACTGCTTGTGCAGGACGGCAAAGAGCAGATCGTCGAGATGAACAATGGCTGCATCTGCTGCACGGTACGCGGCGATCTCGTGCGGATTCTGGCGTCGCTAGCCGAGCGACGTGACGCAGGCGAGCTCGATTTCGACCGGGTCATCATCGAGACGACCGGACTTGCCGATCCCGCTCCCGTAGCGCAGACCTTCTTCGTCGACCAAGCGGTGCAGGAGAAGTACCTGCTCGACGCTATCGTCACGGTAGTCGATGCCAGACACGGGAGTGCGCAGCTCGACGAACATCATGAAGCGCAGGAACAGGTCGGTTTCGCAGACCGTATCCTCCTGTCGAAGACCGACCTGGTCACAGCCGACCATGTAGAGGCCATTACCGCCCGCCTTCGTCAGATGAACGCGCGCGCGCCCATTGAGCGTTCAGATTTCGGCAGGACGGATATCAACAAACTGCTCGATATCCGCAGTTTCGATCTCGATGCGATTCTTGAGATCGAACCAGATTTTCTTGAAGACGTGCAGCACGAACATGACGATGACGTGTCGTCGTTTGTTTACCGCTCGGCTGTCCCGCTCGATACGGACCGGCTCGAGGACTTTTTTAGCTCGATCGTGGAGATATACGGCACTGCAATGCTGCGTTACAAGGGCGTGCTGAATCTGGCCAGCGTGGACAACCGCATGGTTTTTCAGGGCGTGCACATGATCTTCGCCGCTACCGTCGGCAAACCCTGGCGCGACGACGAAGTGCGGGAAACGAAAATTGTATTTATCGGCAAACACCTGCCAGCCGACCTCTTCAAAACCGGGCTGGACAATTGCACAACCGGCTCTAGCGTCAAATCATCTGGCGATGCATGA